One genomic segment of Pseudomonas chlororaphis subsp. aurantiaca includes these proteins:
- a CDS encoding response regulator: MLLVSGLKRFWQANLVRRIGITLGCVMIVFWLLSEMIGLHFRYMKGIQDVHTAMRIELQGMVELEEQRNHYDEMRVSLLLHAWSSLRERLSIDQDSVLTAHTVFVPFQDRSLDSDPTALRMAHEIISLFGSGAPEVRSNLFLVLPRQGVVFYQPTITFEDLQRTVKVLEERSRRKEDLDLVWNVLPSGEEGKSMLLVSRGDAAKQVLSGQVFYNEALTMLHENMQVVMRDRSGGVLWSTQDPLSALVLKQLPGGCDQEPARVAGFYVLCMPMRDPLGSITVIYPAEMISRSTVSLLYSTTPWNLLVQVLLMICASLLLKRMLGTPLQRIINVIGAWHPDGQNPMMPESSPDELGLIARFYNKQQRLVLSNQQTLEQQVLERTQELAKAKLKAEKASTRKSEHLANLSHEIRTPLNGVFGPLSLLERSNLPPRHLELVRTARQSSAHLLDIINDMLDFSRIDSGQLVLAYSRAALLPIFDQALLTVSLKAQEKGLKLTAFVAADVPQDAVIDGLRIRQVLVNLLGNAVKFTEQGEIHLRAVMHGERLMVTVTDTGKGIAEECHNMVFQPFVQGSVYDSGTGLGLAIAWSLTQMMDGELSLESREREGASFTLSVPLHDASAPLPMFSGQLPAPLVLQKQLREWGVEVFNGSSNVLGVPELVHLPGQLWQKLSSVLHDKEAMPTDMAMRSAMLCPWSLKVMIIDDVETNRQVLGRMLREMGHVVETVASASKGLKLGRQQVFDLVLMDIRMPEMDGLTATRAWREEHSGVLDPDTPIVAVTANAAQQEHERASEAGMCGYLTKPVGIDELAAMVSEVAVMQVSRGIEMSPNRNLERPLIKMSDEQTRLVAITELMSLHERVVVAWREKEGELLEALHALKGCAGLVGMTLVCEVAEHLENLARDGEPLCEGDLHDLRRLISP; this comes from the coding sequence ATGTTGCTAGTGAGTGGGTTGAAGAGGTTCTGGCAGGCAAACCTGGTACGACGCATAGGGATTACCCTGGGTTGCGTGATGATCGTGTTTTGGCTGTTGTCCGAAATGATCGGGCTCCACTTTCGCTACATGAAAGGTATTCAGGACGTTCATACGGCGATGCGTATTGAGCTGCAGGGGATGGTGGAGCTTGAGGAACAGCGTAATCACTACGACGAAATGCGCGTGTCCTTACTGTTGCACGCCTGGAGCAGCCTGCGCGAACGTCTGAGTATCGATCAGGACTCGGTGTTGACGGCTCATACGGTATTCGTTCCGTTCCAGGATCGGAGTCTCGACTCCGATCCAACGGCTCTTCGTATGGCTCATGAAATCATCAGTCTGTTCGGCAGCGGTGCGCCTGAAGTCCGCTCCAATCTCTTTCTTGTCCTGCCTAGACAAGGGGTCGTGTTCTATCAGCCGACGATCACGTTTGAGGATCTTCAGCGTACCGTCAAGGTTCTGGAGGAGCGTTCGCGACGGAAGGAGGACCTTGATCTGGTATGGAATGTGTTACCCAGCGGCGAAGAGGGCAAGTCCATGCTGCTGGTATCCAGGGGGGATGCTGCCAAGCAGGTGCTTTCCGGCCAGGTTTTCTATAATGAAGCGCTCACCATGTTGCATGAGAACATGCAAGTGGTGATGAGGGATCGCTCAGGGGGCGTATTGTGGAGCACGCAAGACCCATTGTCGGCTCTCGTGCTCAAGCAGCTTCCAGGAGGCTGTGATCAGGAGCCGGCTCGAGTCGCTGGCTTTTATGTACTATGCATGCCAATGCGAGATCCGCTCGGCAGCATCACGGTGATCTACCCAGCGGAGATGATTTCCCGCTCGACGGTTTCTTTGTTGTATTCAACGACACCTTGGAACCTCCTGGTTCAAGTGTTGTTGATGATCTGCGCGTCGCTCCTGCTCAAGCGTATGTTGGGTACGCCGCTGCAACGCATCATCAATGTTATCGGTGCTTGGCATCCAGACGGCCAGAATCCAATGATGCCCGAGAGCAGCCCGGATGAGTTGGGCCTTATCGCGCGCTTCTACAACAAGCAGCAGAGATTGGTTTTGTCTAATCAGCAGACTCTCGAGCAGCAAGTGCTGGAGCGTACTCAGGAGCTGGCCAAAGCCAAGCTCAAGGCCGAGAAAGCCAGCACCCGCAAGAGCGAGCATCTGGCCAACCTAAGCCATGAGATCCGTACGCCGCTCAATGGTGTGTTCGGTCCGCTCTCATTGCTGGAGCGTTCCAACCTACCGCCGCGTCATCTCGAGTTGGTCAGAACCGCGCGACAATCGTCCGCACATCTCTTGGACATCATCAATGACATGCTTGATTTCTCGCGCATCGACAGTGGCCAGTTGGTGTTGGCATACAGTCGCGCAGCACTGTTGCCAATCTTTGACCAAGCATTGTTGACCGTTAGCCTCAAGGCCCAGGAAAAGGGGCTGAAGCTGACGGCGTTTGTTGCGGCCGATGTGCCGCAGGACGCGGTAATCGATGGGCTGCGTATTCGCCAGGTTCTGGTCAATCTACTGGGTAACGCCGTCAAGTTCACCGAGCAGGGAGAGATTCATCTGCGGGCCGTAATGCACGGGGAAAGACTCATGGTCACGGTTACCGATACTGGAAAGGGAATTGCGGAAGAGTGCCATAACATGGTTTTCCAGCCATTCGTACAGGGCAGCGTTTACGACAGCGGAACGGGATTAGGCTTGGCGATCGCCTGGAGTCTGACGCAGATGATGGATGGCGAACTCAGTTTGGAAAGCCGAGAGAGGGAGGGCGCGAGCTTTACCTTGAGCGTCCCATTGCATGATGCCAGCGCACCGCTGCCGATGTTCTCGGGGCAATTGCCTGCTCCGCTTGTGTTGCAGAAGCAATTGCGTGAGTGGGGAGTCGAGGTATTCAATGGATCTTCCAATGTATTGGGCGTGCCGGAGTTAGTGCATTTGCCGGGGCAATTGTGGCAGAAATTAAGCAGCGTTTTGCATGACAAGGAAGCCATGCCCACGGATATGGCCATGCGCTCAGCGATGCTGTGTCCATGGTCACTGAAAGTAATGATCATCGATGATGTGGAAACCAACCGGCAAGTGCTTGGGCGCATGCTGCGTGAAATGGGCCATGTCGTCGAAACCGTGGCATCCGCATCCAAGGGGTTGAAGTTGGGGCGGCAGCAGGTGTTCGACCTGGTGTTGATGGATATCCGCATGCCGGAGATGGATGGCCTCACTGCCACACGGGCGTGGCGTGAGGAGCACTCTGGCGTGCTCGATCCGGATACGCCGATCGTCGCCGTGACCGCCAATGCCGCTCAGCAAGAGCATGAGCGCGCCAGCGAAGCGGGGATGTGCGGCTACCTGACCAAACCCGTCGGTATCGATGAGTTGGCCGCCATGGTTTCCGAGGTTGCCGTGATGCAGGTTTCCAGAGGTATCGAGATGTCGCCGAATCGGAATCTGGAGCGGCCATTGATCAAGATGTCGGACGAGCAGACGAGGCTGGTAGCGATCACTGAGCTGATGAGTTTGCATGAGCGGGTCGTTGTGGCATGGCGGGAAAAGGAAGGCGAGCTGCTGGAAGCCTTGCACGCCCTGAAAGGATGCGCGGGTTTGGTGGGCATGACGCTCGTCTGCGAGGTGGCTGAACACCTGGAGAACCTCGCCCGTGATGGTGAGCCGTTGTGTGAAGGGGATCTGCACGACTTGCGTCGTTTGATATCTCCATAA
- a CDS encoding type III secretion chaperone SycN: MDLQTERRLEKFLQLSDLPTVRIDPRMEFHLPPLHFYIEYMDSRVVLTMSRAIDSPHRDDAFKMLLNRCHPVRTQGIPLRAYMIAERLFLSFSPAPEHEIKHWLTCQQTMQRLLESLHGGER; encoded by the coding sequence ATGGACCTGCAAACAGAGCGCCGGCTCGAAAAATTCCTGCAACTGTCGGACCTCCCGACGGTTCGCATCGACCCGCGCATGGAGTTCCATTTGCCGCCCTTACATTTCTACATCGAATATATGGACTCCCGTGTAGTGCTCACCATGAGCCGAGCCATCGATAGCCCTCACCGCGACGACGCCTTCAAGATGTTGCTGAACCGCTGTCATCCAGTACGCACGCAGGGCATACCACTGCGCGCCTACATGATCGCCGAGCGGCTGTTCCTAAGCTTCTCACCCGCTCCCGAGCATGAAATCAAGCATTGGCTGACATGCCAGCAGACGATGCAGCGGTTGCTTGAATCCCTTCATGGTGGCGAGCGATGA
- a CDS encoding EscV/YscV/HrcV family type III secretion system export apparatus protein, with amino-acid sequence MKHISKWLALAAQRQDVVLAIVLLVAVFMMIVPLPTWLVDMLIAINLTVSVILLMMSLYIRDPLEFSVFPSLLLMTTLFRLALTISTTRLILLQADAGEIIYTFGSFVVGGNLGVGLIVFLIITVVQFIVITKGSERVAEVGARFSLDAMPGKQMSIDGDMRAGVIDAHEARRLRSQVQKESQLYGAMDGAMKFVKGDAIAGIIIIMVNILGGAAVGVFMHGMSAGESMSTYALLSIGDGLIGQIPALLISIAAGIIVTRVPGEQRQNLADDMSDQITRYPQALTLAACVLIAFALIPGFPFVYFLLLSAVIFSGAWWLKRRRGSSASGTASSNHGDPERALPVGGDAEHDSAPGMKPGAEPLLIQVSGDLLRKGALRQSLSALRYRMFERLGIPLPDVHVQENRELAPGNLQVLLYLEPVLQVKIHDDMLLADAATPPQALARQTDALPFNGLQLQWFDASASHALAATGVTIYEGDARIVHCVSLAIERYASDFVGVQETRYLMDAMEDKYAELVKEVQRQLPIGRIADVLQRLVGENVSIRDLRTIFEALIVWAPREKDPLMIAEYARMALRRHITTRQRAKQMWISAWTIGDRIEGIIRESIRQTSAGSYSSLTPEQNQAILGCIRSMLEQRESQHGVLLTAIDVRRFLRKLLEREFYHLHVLSFQEVSDEHEMRVIGNIDLIGEA; translated from the coding sequence ATGAAACACATCAGCAAATGGTTAGCCCTGGCTGCGCAGCGCCAGGACGTCGTACTGGCGATCGTTCTGCTGGTAGCCGTATTCATGATGATCGTACCCTTGCCAACCTGGCTGGTCGACATGCTCATCGCCATCAACCTCACTGTATCCGTCATTCTGCTAATGATGTCGCTGTACATCCGCGATCCGCTCGAGTTCTCGGTATTTCCGTCGCTTCTGTTGATGACCACGCTATTCCGTCTTGCGCTTACCATCAGCACCACGCGTTTGATCCTTCTACAGGCCGATGCCGGAGAGATCATATATACCTTCGGCAGCTTCGTGGTCGGCGGCAATCTGGGCGTGGGGCTCATCGTCTTTCTCATAATCACGGTGGTTCAGTTCATCGTGATCACTAAAGGCTCCGAGCGAGTAGCCGAGGTCGGCGCGCGCTTCTCGCTCGACGCCATGCCAGGCAAGCAGATGAGCATCGACGGCGACATGCGAGCAGGGGTCATCGACGCGCATGAAGCACGCCGCCTGAGAAGCCAGGTACAGAAGGAAAGCCAATTGTACGGCGCGATGGATGGCGCAATGAAGTTCGTCAAGGGCGATGCAATCGCCGGCATTATCATCATCATGGTCAACATCCTTGGAGGCGCGGCGGTAGGTGTATTCATGCATGGCATGAGCGCTGGCGAGTCGATGTCGACTTATGCGCTGCTGTCAATAGGCGATGGCCTGATCGGCCAGATTCCCGCACTCCTGATCTCCATCGCCGCCGGTATCATCGTTACTCGCGTGCCGGGCGAACAGCGCCAGAATCTCGCGGATGATATGAGCGATCAGATCACCAGGTATCCTCAGGCGCTCACTCTGGCAGCTTGCGTGCTCATCGCCTTCGCGCTGATTCCTGGTTTTCCGTTCGTATACTTCCTGCTGCTCTCGGCGGTGATATTCAGTGGCGCCTGGTGGCTCAAGCGACGCCGCGGCTCAAGCGCCTCCGGCACAGCATCATCCAACCACGGCGATCCTGAGCGGGCGCTCCCCGTTGGCGGCGACGCGGAGCATGACAGTGCTCCGGGAATGAAACCAGGCGCCGAACCCTTGCTGATTCAGGTGTCGGGCGATCTACTGCGCAAAGGGGCGTTGCGTCAAAGCCTGTCTGCCCTGCGCTATAGAATGTTCGAACGGCTCGGTATCCCACTACCGGACGTTCACGTTCAGGAAAACCGTGAGCTGGCACCGGGCAACCTACAAGTGCTGCTCTATTTGGAGCCCGTTCTTCAGGTCAAGATCCACGACGACATGCTCCTGGCCGACGCCGCAACCCCGCCACAAGCGCTCGCCCGGCAGACGGACGCCCTGCCCTTCAATGGCTTGCAACTGCAATGGTTCGATGCGTCCGCGAGTCATGCCTTGGCCGCCACAGGCGTGACGATCTATGAGGGAGATGCGCGCATCGTTCACTGCGTATCGCTGGCTATCGAGCGCTATGCCTCGGACTTCGTCGGCGTGCAGGAAACTCGTTACCTGATGGATGCCATGGAGGACAAGTACGCCGAACTGGTGAAGGAAGTGCAACGCCAGTTGCCCATTGGGCGAATTGCGGATGTGCTCCAGCGGTTGGTCGGCGAGAACGTTTCGATTCGTGATCTACGCACCATCTTCGAAGCGCTTATCGTATGGGCGCCCCGCGAGAAGGACCCGCTCATGATTGCGGAATACGCACGCATGGCGCTGCGCCGCCACATCACCACACGGCAACGGGCCAAACAGATGTGGATCAGCGCTTGGACGATCGGAGATCGTATCGAGGGCATCATCCGCGAATCGATCCGTCAGACCTCCGCGGGTTCCTATTCGTCGCTCACGCCAGAACAAAACCAGGCCATTCTCGGCTGCATCCGATCGATGCTCGAGCAACGGGAGTCACAGCATGGCGTGCTCCTGACGGCAATAGATGTCCGTCGTTTCCTACGCAAACTCCTTGAACGCGAGTTCTACCATTTGCATGTTCTTTCGTTTCAGGAAGTCAGCGATGAGCACGAAATGCGCGTGATCGGCAACATCGATCTAATCGGCGAAGCGTGA
- a CDS encoding EscN/YscN/HrcN family type III secretion system ATPase: protein MNEHLATSIGSLHCNPASMESCYGRIVEIGPTLLRASLPGVSLAELCRLEPQGLEAEVVAVEGDFAWLLPFGEPIGVTVRTLVSTQGAPHSIALGEHLLGSVIDGLGRPLDGTPTPEATARRGLENTAPNPLTRRIIDTPLPLGVRAIDGVLTCGEGQRIGIFAAAGGGKSTLLGMICDGCTADVIVLALIGERGREVREFLEQTLPEQSRQRSVVVIATSDRPATERLKAAYTATTVAEYFRDQGKKVLLMMDSLTRFARAAREIGLAAGERPAAGSYPPSFFARLPRLLERAGPAEVGSITGIYTVLVEGDDMNEPVADEVRSILDGHIILSRQLAQANHYPAIDVSASVSRIMHQVTGEEHRRHAGKLRRLLAAYKEIELLVRVGEYKPGQDSQADEALARKEAIQAFLCQSVDEKTPYEQTLEALWKATDGQL from the coding sequence TTGAATGAGCACCTGGCAACGAGCATCGGCTCGCTGCACTGCAATCCGGCATCGATGGAGTCCTGCTACGGACGCATCGTCGAAATCGGACCGACGCTGTTGCGAGCTTCCCTGCCGGGAGTCAGCCTGGCCGAACTATGCCGGCTCGAACCACAGGGGCTCGAGGCGGAGGTCGTCGCCGTCGAGGGGGACTTCGCCTGGCTCTTGCCTTTTGGCGAACCTATCGGGGTCACGGTCCGAACCCTCGTCAGCACTCAAGGCGCCCCACATTCGATCGCCCTTGGCGAGCACCTGCTTGGCAGCGTCATCGATGGCCTGGGACGCCCTCTCGACGGTACTCCCACCCCCGAAGCGACAGCTCGGCGCGGCCTTGAAAACACCGCCCCCAACCCACTCACCCGAAGGATCATCGATACGCCTCTACCGCTGGGCGTTCGCGCTATCGACGGCGTGCTGACCTGTGGGGAAGGACAACGCATCGGCATCTTCGCCGCGGCAGGCGGCGGTAAAAGTACCTTGCTTGGCATGATCTGCGATGGCTGCACGGCCGATGTCATCGTCCTCGCCTTGATCGGTGAACGAGGCCGTGAGGTTCGTGAGTTTCTCGAACAGACCCTGCCGGAACAGTCACGCCAACGCAGCGTAGTCGTTATCGCGACCTCGGACCGCCCCGCAACCGAGCGCTTGAAGGCTGCCTATACCGCAACAACGGTGGCCGAATACTTTCGTGATCAAGGCAAGAAAGTGCTGCTCATGATGGACTCACTCACTCGCTTTGCCCGGGCGGCTCGCGAGATCGGCCTTGCTGCCGGTGAGCGACCGGCCGCGGGCAGCTACCCGCCCAGCTTCTTTGCACGACTACCACGCTTACTGGAGCGCGCGGGGCCGGCCGAGGTCGGCAGCATCACGGGTATCTACACCGTACTTGTGGAAGGGGACGACATGAACGAGCCGGTCGCTGACGAAGTCCGTTCGATCCTCGATGGGCACATCATCCTGTCGCGCCAACTCGCCCAGGCCAACCACTATCCAGCCATCGACGTCAGCGCCAGCGTGAGCCGGATCATGCATCAGGTCACCGGCGAAGAGCATCGTCGCCACGCGGGCAAATTGCGCCGCCTGCTCGCTGCCTACAAAGAAATCGAGCTACTGGTCAGGGTCGGCGAGTATAAACCCGGTCAAGATTCGCAAGCGGATGAAGCACTGGCGCGCAAGGAAGCGATCCAGGCGTTTCTATGTCAATCCGTCGATGAAAAGACTCCCTACGAACAAACGCTAGAGGCACTATGGAAAGCCACGGACGGACAACTCTGA
- a CDS encoding FliM/FliN family flagellar motor switch protein, whose product MTMHQPIKLTLQEAELLRKLGPGRVAAWEGGRLFLGFAKQQRGELVLECTLDEQPLHLGIVESKWLAWIESELPIASWSMLAEDLHLPLAALTVTSLQEALHPLGLPCPSARTFEKTSAQRLHNGWFLRLEHEERILDLQLLVAPLDWLSSLIEAMQPVPEENNEAPMPSAPLSLVTGWSTVERSHLHGMRCGDALVLRHVCPVAQAQLVLFMQRPLATLTASFPDTCHIESVMSDFNDWLDIQPTPPNASAPNADLLVTVVAEVASIDVPLHKLTALKKGDLLEGPIHKNELVALKVGGRPFAYGTLLDIDGQLAVRVERLV is encoded by the coding sequence ATGACCATGCACCAACCGATCAAACTGACACTGCAAGAAGCTGAGCTGCTGCGCAAGCTCGGCCCTGGACGGGTGGCCGCCTGGGAAGGCGGCCGGCTTTTCCTGGGCTTCGCCAAACAGCAGCGTGGCGAGCTCGTGCTCGAATGCACGCTCGATGAACAGCCGCTGCACCTGGGCATAGTCGAATCGAAATGGCTCGCCTGGATCGAGTCCGAACTGCCCATAGCGTCCTGGTCCATGCTGGCAGAGGACCTGCACCTGCCTTTGGCGGCATTGACCGTCACATCCCTGCAAGAGGCGCTGCACCCGCTTGGCCTGCCCTGCCCAAGCGCGCGCACGTTCGAAAAAACCTCGGCGCAAAGGCTACACAACGGCTGGTTCCTACGCTTGGAACACGAGGAGCGCATACTGGACCTACAACTGCTGGTGGCGCCGCTGGATTGGCTGAGTTCGCTGATCGAAGCCATGCAACCCGTTCCCGAGGAAAACAACGAAGCGCCAATGCCGAGTGCCCCGCTGTCCCTGGTCACTGGCTGGAGCACCGTTGAACGATCGCACTTGCACGGCATGCGCTGCGGCGATGCCCTTGTCCTGCGACACGTATGTCCCGTCGCTCAGGCCCAGCTCGTGCTGTTCATGCAGCGCCCGCTGGCCACGCTTACCGCGTCTTTCCCAGATACCTGTCACATCGAGAGCGTCATGTCCGACTTCAACGATTGGCTGGACATACAGCCAACACCTCCCAATGCTTCCGCCCCCAATGCTGACCTGCTCGTCACGGTCGTCGCCGAGGTAGCTAGTATCGACGTCCCATTACACAAGCTCACGGCTCTCAAAAAGGGCGACCTTCTGGAAGGGCCGATCCACAAGAACGAGCTTGTCGCGTTGAAAGTCGGTGGTCGTCCCTTCGCCTACGGCACGCTACTCGATATCGACGGCCAACTCGCGGTGCGTGTCGAACGCTTGGTCTGA
- the sctR gene encoding type III secretion system export apparatus subunit SctR, with amino-acid sequence MGLLDQPLQLIVVLLALSIMPLLVILGTSFLKLAIVFALLRNALGTQQIPPNIALYGLAMVLTLFIMAPVGLDIQERLESEPIELKSKDFVRQVETGVLSPYRDFLEHNTDPEQVSFFSEIGHQVWPEKYHARIPENSLLVLLPAFTVSQLIEAFKIGLLLFLPFIAIDLIVSNVLLAMGMMMVSPMTISLPLKLLVFVLMNGWEKLIEQLLLSFS; translated from the coding sequence ATGGGTTTGCTGGATCAACCGTTGCAGTTGATCGTCGTGCTGCTAGCACTCTCGATCATGCCCTTACTCGTCATATTGGGTACTTCATTTCTCAAACTCGCCATCGTCTTCGCGCTGCTGCGTAACGCACTGGGGACGCAACAGATTCCTCCCAATATCGCGCTTTACGGTCTCGCCATGGTGCTGACACTGTTCATCATGGCGCCGGTAGGACTCGACATTCAGGAGCGTCTCGAGAGCGAACCGATCGAACTGAAGTCGAAAGACTTCGTGCGGCAAGTCGAAACCGGCGTTCTTTCGCCTTACCGGGATTTTCTGGAGCACAACACCGACCCCGAGCAAGTGAGTTTCTTCTCGGAAATTGGGCATCAGGTCTGGCCCGAGAAATACCACGCGCGCATCCCCGAAAATTCCCTGCTCGTATTGCTTCCGGCGTTCACGGTCAGCCAACTGATCGAGGCATTCAAAATCGGCCTACTGCTGTTCCTGCCGTTCATCGCCATCGATCTGATCGTCTCCAACGTCTTGCTTGCGATGGGCATGATGATGGTCTCGCCTATGACCATCTCGCTTCCGCTAAAACTGCTCGTTTTCGTTTTGATGAACGGCTGGGAAAAGTTGATCGAACAATTGCTCCTTTCCTTTTCCTGA
- a CDS encoding EscS/YscS/HrcS family type III secretion system export apparatus protein — MSTAVITQLASQMLWIILLLSLPVVVVASTVGVIVGLVQALTQIQDQTVQFLIKLIAVSITLAATYHWMGDVLLNYAIRSFEQISRMDL; from the coding sequence ATGAGTACCGCCGTCATCACCCAACTGGCCAGCCAGATGCTGTGGATCATCCTGCTGCTATCCCTCCCCGTCGTCGTGGTCGCCTCGACCGTGGGCGTCATCGTCGGGCTGGTGCAGGCACTGACCCAAATACAGGACCAGACCGTCCAGTTCCTGATCAAGCTGATCGCGGTCTCCATAACACTGGCGGCCACCTATCACTGGATGGGCGATGTACTCCTGAACTACGCGATTCGCTCCTTCGAGCAGATCAGCCGAATGGACCTGTGA
- the sctT gene encoding type III secretion system export apparatus subunit SctT yields the protein MELLSTWMPALGISMLRPLGMMLMVPLMNPSVLGGTLIRNAVALAIALPALAMYETWPLPQKSQLNGWSYLWLAATEIGIGVMIGFVAAIPFWALDMAGTLIDTMRGTAMASVINPMIGQESSLLGILLTRLFGVLFLVTGGLNELIAALYHSYATLPPGAAWQLQESFPVFFMRQWQLLYELCIRFAMPAMVAVLLVDMAFGLINRSAPQMNVFFLSMPVKSAFAIFMLIVSLAYALQAPTDWSLRLVEYWYELAEHLR from the coding sequence ATGGAACTGCTTTCCACCTGGATGCCGGCATTGGGGATATCCATGCTGCGTCCGCTCGGCATGATGCTGATGGTGCCTCTCATGAACCCGTCCGTTCTGGGAGGCACCCTGATCCGTAATGCCGTCGCACTGGCCATTGCGCTTCCAGCGCTGGCGATGTATGAAACCTGGCCCCTTCCGCAAAAAAGCCAGTTGAACGGATGGAGTTATCTGTGGCTCGCCGCCACGGAGATCGGTATTGGCGTGATGATCGGTTTCGTCGCGGCCATCCCATTCTGGGCACTCGACATGGCCGGCACGCTGATCGACACCATGCGCGGCACAGCGATGGCCAGCGTGATCAACCCCATGATCGGTCAGGAATCATCATTACTGGGTATCTTGCTGACGCGCCTATTCGGCGTCTTGTTCCTGGTCACGGGGGGCCTGAACGAGCTGATCGCGGCCCTGTATCACTCCTACGCGACACTGCCGCCAGGCGCGGCCTGGCAACTGCAAGAAAGTTTCCCAGTGTTTTTCATGCGCCAATGGCAACTGCTCTATGAGTTGTGCATACGCTTCGCCATGCCTGCGATGGTCGCGGTACTCCTGGTAGACATGGCGTTCGGTCTCATCAACCGCTCGGCGCCGCAAATGAATGTGTTTTTCCTGTCCATGCCGGTCAAGAGCGCTTTCGCCATCTTCATGCTGATCGTGTCGCTGGCCTATGCGCTACAGGCACCGACCGACTGGTCGCTTCGTCTCGTCGAATACTGGTATGAACTCGCGGAGCACCTGCGATGA